From the Lolium rigidum isolate FL_2022 chromosome 2, APGP_CSIRO_Lrig_0.1, whole genome shotgun sequence genome, one window contains:
- the LOC124691910 gene encoding mediator of RNA polymerase II transcription subunit 18-like, translated as MMECVVQGIIETQHVEALEVLLQGLSGVPKERVRVHELCLKSGPNLGVVPSEVRLLCDLAQPTPSWTIRHVGGSMRGAGAEQISILVRTIVESKASNNVLRYFYTIGYKLDHELLKVGFAFRFQRGAQFTVTVTSTNKMPKLHATDEAVQVTPGIQLVEITAPCTANNYNDVVSAVTSFCEYLAPLLHLSKPGNSTGIVPTAGAAAASLMSSGGAKTL; from the exons ATGATGGAGTGCGTGGTGCAGGGTATCATCGAGACCCAG CATGTTGAAGCTCTGGAGGTTCTTCTCCAGGGCCTCTCTGGTGTCCCAAAAGAACGTGTTAGGGTGCATGAGCTCTGTCTTAAAAGTGGACCAAATCTAG GAGTTGTCCCATCAGAGGTCCGTTTGCTGTGTGACTTAGCTCAGCCAACACCATCCTG GACGATAAGACATGTCGGTGGTTCTATGAGAGGTGCTGGTGCGGAGCAGATCTCGATTCTGGTGCGCACAATCGTGGAAAGCAAAGCCAGCAACAACGTGCTGCGCTACTTCTACACCATAGGCTACAAGTTGGATCATGAACTTCTGAAGGTGGGCTTTGCGTTCCGGTTCCAGCGAGGTGCCCAGTTCACCGTGACCGTCACTTCCACCAACAAGATGCCGAAACTCCACGCGACCGACGAGGCTGTGCAGGTCACTCCTGGAATACAGCTGGTGGAGATCACAGCTCCCTGCACTGCCAACAATTACAATGACGTCGTTTCCGCTGTCACCTCGTTCTGTGAATACCTAGCGCC GCTGCTGCATCTCTCTAAACCAGGAAACTCAACTGGAATCGTCCCGACTGCCGGCGCTGCTGCTGCCTCGCTCATGTCAAGTGGTGGTGCTAAGACATTGTAA
- the LOC124691909 gene encoding SWI/SNF complex subunit SWI3B-like: MATPPAPVPPATASTAPAPPPPQMPYKAPPFSQPPSTAGTVKAEIPPAAVSTAPPAAVAAAAAAGPATQDSPYIINVPSYSAWFSYGAVSDTERRLLPEFFEGEAGSRGPEAYTYYRDTLVRRFRARPARRLTLTEARRGLIGDVGSVRRVFDFLEEWGLINYGASAPGVKQGRDRREEAAAASQSSLPAGAAMSRKLCVGCSSVCGSAYFTCDKKNAFTFAYDQAEINICCRCYVRANYRPGLTPADFKKVEISEDAKSDWTDKETLHLLEAVLHYGENWKKVSEHVGSRSEKDCIARLIRLPFGEQFMGSKDQKLQFETDDDVADESRAEVSKRLRLTPLADASNPIMAQVAFLSAIVGSGVAAAAAQAAISAQSQVDMNDSLVDSSISSTKEEESPYTNGLSANDLLKEASANAQVQLEKEQKDIEQSLSDIVDVQMKEIQDKINRFEQKELLMERERQQLHHLRELLFIDQLAVVQHQSRPHPVIAENEEEKPKPVTITS; this comes from the exons ATGGCCACACCGCCGGCTCCggtgccgccggccaccgccagcACCGCGccggcgcctccgcctccgcagaTGCCGTACAAGGCGCCGCCCTTCTCCCAGCCCCCCTCCACCGCCGGCACCGTCAAGGCGGAGATCCCTCCCGCCGCCGTCTCGACCGCGCCTCCCGCcgcagtcgccgccgccgccgccgcgggaccCGCGACCCAGGACTCACCGTACATCATCAACGTCCCCAGCTACTCAG CCTGGTTCTCCTACGGCGCCGTCAGCGACACGGAGCGCCGCCTCCTGCCGGAGTTCTTCGAAGGGGAGGCCGGGTCCCGGGGCCCCGAGGCGTACACGTACTACCGCGACACCCTCGTGAGGAGGTTCCGGGCGCGGCCGGCGCGGCGGCTCACGCTCACCGAGGCCAGGCGGGGCCTCATCGGCGACGTCGGCTCCGTGCGCCGCGTCTTTGACTTCCTTGAGGAGTGGGGGCTCATCAACTATGGCGCCTCGGCGCCCGGGGTGAAGCAGGGGAGAGACaggagggaggaggcggcggcggcgtctcagtcttCCTTGCCTGCTGGGGCGGCCATGTCCAGGAAGCTCTGCGTAGGGTGCAGCAGCGTCTGCGGCTCTGCCTATTTCACCTGTGACAAG AAAAACGCCTTCACTTTTGCGTATGATCAGGCGGAGATAAATATCTGTTGTAGATGCTATGTACGTGCCAACTACCGGCCTGGTCTTACTCCAGCAGACTTCAAGAAAGTTGAAATTAGCGAAGATGCAAAATCAGATTGGACAGACAAGGAAACTCTTCACCTTCTTGAGGCTGTCTTGCATTATGGAGAAAATTGGAAGAAGGTTTCTGAACATGTTGGTAGTCGATCAGAGAAAGACTGCATTGCTAGACTTATCCGATTACCTTTTGGAGAACAGTTCATGGGATCCAAGGATCAGAAGTTGCAGTTTGAGACTGATGATGATGTTGCTGATGAATCTAGAGCAGAGGTCTCAAAACGGCTTCGTCTCACACCACTGGCAGATGCAAGCAATCCAATAATGGCTCAG GTGGCGTTCTTATCTGCCATTGTTGGCTCAGGAGTTGCGGCAGCAGCAGCTCAAGCAGCTATCTCTGCTCAATCCCAGGTTGATATGAATGACAGCCTGGTTGATTCTTCAATCAGCAGCACCAAGGAAGAAG AATCTCCATACACCAATGGGCTTTCAGCCAACGATTTACTCAAAGAGGCATCTGCAAATGCACAAGTGCAGCTTGAAAAGGAACAGAAGGATATAGAGCAATCTTTATCCGACATAGTGGATGTCCAG ATGAAGGAAATCCAAGACAAGATAAACCGTTTTGAGCAGAAGGAGCTGCTAATGGAGAGAGAGAGGCAGCAGCTCCATCATTTACGGGAATTGCTTTTCATTGATCAACTTGCGGTTGTGCAGCATCAGAGCAGACCGCACCCTGTGATTGCTGAGAACGAGGAGGAGAAACCAAAACCTGTTACCATCACAAGTTGA